In the genome of Zobellia nedashkovskayae, the window GAATTGGGCAAAAAAATCTTACAAGCCTGTTATGATGGTGGTTCCAGATTAATGGAGTTTACAGCCCGTGGCGATTTCGCTTTCGAAGTTTTTTCTGAATTGAACAAATACGCAATCAAAAACCTTCCGGGTATGATTATGGGTGTGGGTTCTATCACCGATGCAGCAGCAGCTTCATTTTACATGCAGATGGGTGCTAATTTTATCGTGACTCCTTCTTTAAGAGAAGATATAGCCATGGTTTGTAACCGTAGAAAAGTACTATGGTCACCTGGATGTGGATCTTTAACCGAAATAAACAATGCGGAAGAGCTAGGATGTGAAATCGTTAAATTATTTCCTGGAGATCTTTACGGACCTGGGTTCGTAAAAGGAATTAAAGGACCTCAACCTTGGACAAGCATTATGCCAACAGGTGGTGTTAGTACAGATGAGGCTAACCTAAAAGGTTGGTTTGATGCTGGTGTAACTTGCGTAGGAATGGGTTCTAAACTTATTAGCAAAGAAATTTTAGCTAATAAAGATTACGCAGGATTAGAAACTAAAGTACGTGAGACTTTAGCGTTAATCAAGAAATTAAGAAGCTAGTACAACCTTGCCATCAACTGATGGCACATGTATAAAAGTTACAAGCCGCTTATTTGGGTACAAACCAAGTAAGCGGCTTTTTTCTGTTCTTACCTTACCTCTTACAAAAATACAAAAGCTCTAATTGAGTGTTCCTAGTAGAAACAAATTGCCCATCTACAATACTATTTCTTCTGTCAGTAATTGGTATACTTCTGACCTAAATACTCCTTTTTGGCTGGCTATCACGGTATTTTTAAATTTAATGGAGTTAAGGTCATCCACTTCTTTTCCAGACCTTTATATGACATGATACAAATTGAATATTGTATCAAAAACAATCTAATATTAATCGTAAAAATCACAAAAATATGTTACGCTGGACAGTTATATTTATCGTATTAGCAATTATCGCTGCAATCTTCGGTTTTGGAGGAATCGCTGCCGGAGCCGCTAGTATCGCCAAAATCCTATTCTTTATCTTTATTGTACTTTTCATAATCAGTTTGATTATGGGACGCAAAAAGATTTAAAGCCTATCACCATATAAATTTTACAGTTACAAAGGATGGCGAGCACGCCATCCTTTTTTATTTCACACTATAAACATACAATTATGAACGATGCATATGCCAAGCATGAAAAAG includes:
- a CDS encoding DUF1328 family protein — encoded protein: MLRWTVIFIVLAIIAAIFGFGGIAAGAASIAKILFFIFIVLFIISLIMGRKKI
- a CDS encoding bifunctional 4-hydroxy-2-oxoglutarate aldolase/2-dehydro-3-deoxy-phosphogluconate aldolase; its protein translation is MAQYSRIEVANVMKENGMVPLFYHPDVELGKKILQACYDGGSRLMEFTARGDFAFEVFSELNKYAIKNLPGMIMGVGSITDAAAASFYMQMGANFIVTPSLREDIAMVCNRRKVLWSPGCGSLTEINNAEELGCEIVKLFPGDLYGPGFVKGIKGPQPWTSIMPTGGVSTDEANLKGWFDAGVTCVGMGSKLISKEILANKDYAGLETKVRETLALIKKLRS